The Rhodanobacteraceae bacterium genomic sequence GCGGAAACGGCCTTCGCGACACTCGGCGCCGCCGCCGAAACGGCGCGCAAGTTCCTCGCCGCTGCGATAGGTCGTCAGCGCGAGCTGGCGCGCCAGCGACAGCGCATCGTCGACGCAGCCGTTGTCGATGCCCAGTTGGACGATGCCGCGCTGCACCGACCGCTGCGCGGTCGCCAGCGGATGCGGACGATGCGCGCCGGCCAGCGCGACCAGCTTGCCGAGCCGCGCGCCGTGGCGCGCCGCGAAGGCGAGCCCGACCATCGCACCGTAGGACGCGCCGACGAACGCCTCGATGCGCACGATGCCCAGGGCATCCGCAAGCGCCGCCAGCGCGTCGGCCTGGTCCTCGCTGGAAACCGAAGCGGTGCCGAGATCGCCTGCGTCCAGCCAGTCGATCGCCAACACGCGCACACGTTCGAGGTCGATCGCGCGGCCGGCGCCCACTTGCGATTCCCACCAGCCCGGCGCCGCATGTTCTTGGTTGGCGCACACGTCGCGATCGGCGGAGATCCCGCCCTGCACGATCAGCGTCGGCGCGCCCGGCGCGCCGATCCAGAGATAGCGCACGTCGACGTCGACCGGACCCTTGCCAAAGCGCGGGGCGATCCGCACCCTGCGGGTGGCGCGCTGGCAGGTGAAAGGCGCGGCCAGCGGGCGGGCAAACGCTGCGTCCACTACCTGCGATTCGACGAGTTCGGGTACGACGGCGAGTGTCATGCTGGTTCTCCTTGCCTCGATCAGGACACCGAGTCCCGCGGAGAACCGACAAATGGCCGTCCAGTCCCGCAGAAGGCGGGACTGCGCGACTCATCTCTCGGGCGGCGCTGCGCGCCTCCGCAGGAGTTGGCACCGTGCGGAACCTTGCGGTCCTGCGGGTTGCCCCGGCTTCCAAGGGCCTGTCCCTCAGCCGGTCTCGATGAGCTACGGGCCGCACTCTAGCGATGCCGCATCCGTGTGTCAACGGCCGTCTGGACGTTTAGACGTCCATATAACCAATCATCATTTCGCGGCCTGCATGGCCCGGCCTGCCGACCTGCTTGACAATCCGATTAGGTGCATATACACATGAATGATATGCAGCCAGACCCGGCCATCCGCGAGACCACGCAATGCCTGTGCCTGGCCGCGCGCCGCGCATCGCGCACGATCACCCGCGAATTCGACCGCGCCTTGCGTGCACACGGCCTGCGCGCGACCCAGTTCACCCTGCTGGCGGCGCTGCACCTGGCCGGTCCCAGGCCGATCGGCGCGCTGGCCGAACTGCTGTCCCTCGACCGCACCACCCTGACCCGCAACCTCGCGGTGGCCGAACAGCACGGCTGGGTGACGACCCGCGCCGATCGCGAGGACGAACGCTCGCGGATCGCTGCCATCAGCGCGAAGGGCCTGCGCACCCTGACCGCGGCCCTGCCCGCCTGGCGCAGGACGCAAGGCGCGCTGATCGACACGATCGGCCAGGAATCCGCGGCCAGCCTGCGCAAGCTTGCGGGCGGCCCGTGCGCGTCACCAGCGCGTGCACCGTCCCGGCCAGCAAGCCTCTCTCGCAAACGTTTGTCGAATTCCGATGCCGTCGTTCGTCATCAAACCGACATTGCATGAAAGCCATGGAGACGCCACGATGAAACTTTACTGGTCCGACGTGCTGTCGCCGCGCAAGGCTTGCGCGGTGGCGAAGTATCTGGAGTCGCCGGTCGAATACGTCTATCTCGACCTCGGCCGCGGCGAGCACAAGACGCCCGAATACCTCGCGCTGAATCCCAACGGCAAGGTGCCGACGCTGGTGGACGGCGCACGCTCGCTATGGGAAGCCGACGCGATCATGTGCCACCTGGCGGCGCGCTGCGATTCCGACCTGTGGCCGCAGGATGCGCGCCAAGTGGACGTGCTGCGCTGGCTGAGCTGGGATCTGGCGCATTTTTACCCCAGCGCCGGCACCCTGTATTTCGAATACCTCGTCAAGCCGCGTTTCAGGCTGGGCGATGCCGATCCGGTCGAGGCGAAGCGCGCGGTCGCCGATTGGCGGCGCGCCGCCACGCTGCTGGATGATCATCTGCACGATCGCCGCTGGCTGGTGGGCGATTCGATCACGGTCGCGGACTTCGCGGTCGCGATCGCCCTACCCTACGCCGAACGCGCGCACATCCCGCTGCACGAATTTCCCGCGATCCGGCGTTGGCATGATCGCCTGAACGCCATCGATGCCTGGCGCGAACCGTTCCCCGCCTTGGCCGAAGCGGCCTGAATGCGCCGTCACGGCGTTTGTCGATTCCGCCCCATGCCGTTCGTCGTCAAGACGAACATCCGCAAAATTGAGGAACCCGCGATGCAACTCGTGACCTATCTCCATTTCAGGAATCAGGCAGCGGAAGCTTTCGACTTTTACGCCAGGTGCCTCGGCGGCAAGGTCGTGATGAAGGTGACGATGGGCGAAATGCCAGGCACCGGGAACCTGCCTGCGGAAACACGCGGACTGATGGCGCACGTACGGCTCCAGGCCGGTGACGCCGTCCTGATGGGATCGGATTGGTGCAACCCCGCCGCGGGACCTTATCCGGGCATCCACGGCAACGCGGTGTCGCTGTCGGTGGACACGCCCGCGGAAGCGGAGCGCGTGTTCAAAGCCCTCAGCGAAGGCGGCACGATCACGATGCCGATCGCAGAAACGTCTTGGGCGTTGCGCTTCGGCATGTTCACCGACCGCTTCGGCGCGAACTGGATGGTCAATTGCAACCGGCCGGCCTGAGGACGCCATGACCACGGAGAAAAACACGATGCACCTTGTGACGCTCGCGCTGCTGTTGGCCGCCGGCACCGCAGCCGCCGCGCCGGCGCGCTTCACGATCGACCCGGACCATACCTACCCGAGCTTCGCCGCCGACCACATGGGCCTTTCGACCTGGCGCGGCAGGTTCGACCACAGCGCCGGCTCGATCACGCTGGACCGTACGAAGCAAACCGGCAGCGTGCACATCGTCACGCAAGTCGCCAGCATCGATTTCGGCAATCCGTCGCTGACCCAGATGGTGCTGCGCGACGCGATCCCCGCGGATCTGTGCAAGACGCAATGCGCGTTCTTCGACGCCGCGAAATATCCGACCGCGGTCTATGACGGCAGGCTCGCGGATTTCGTCGATGACGCACCAACACGCGTGATCGGCAAACTGACGCTGCATGGCGTGACCCGGCCGCTGGACCTGAAGATCGAGCACTTCAAGTGCATCCCCGATCCGATGCTGCACCCGCGCGAGCGTTGCGGCGCGGAAGCCTCGGCCACCTTCAACCGCGCCGATTTCGGCATCGACGCCGGCAAGTCGTTCGGCTTCGACATGAAGGTATCGATGCAGATCCAGGTCGAGGCGGTGCAGGACAAGCCGTGACGTCTTGCCCGTGCAGACGTCCCGATTGGGCGATACCCTGAAGCCCTTTCCCGCGGGGAACATCGTCATGTCCATGCATCGCACATTGTTGGCCGGCTGCCTCGCGATGGCGCTCGGCTGTTCTTCGCTGGCCACCGCGGAAACCACGCAGCAGGCGATGCCGGAAACCATGGACATGCTGCGCCATGCGATCGCGGCGCAGACGGTGCAGGGCAAGGACCAGGTTCCCGCATTCGCGCAGTACCTCGCGGGCAAGCTGGAATCGGCGGGGCTCGCCAAGTCCGACATCGAGATCATTCCGGTCGAACATACCGCCGCGCTGGTGGTGCACTACCGCGGCAGCGACAAGAACCTGAAGCCGATCCTGCTGTCGGCGCACATGGACGTGGTCGCCGCGAATCCGGCCGACTGGCAGCGCGATCCGTTCAAGCTGATCGAGGAAAACGGTTATCTGTACGGCCGCGGCGTGGCCGACATGAAGACCAACGTGATCGCGCTGATCGAGACGATGATGCGCTTCAAGCGCGAACACTACGTGCCCAAGCGCAGCATGATCCTGGTGTTTTCGGGCGACGAGGAGACCGAGATGGCCTCCACCCGCGAACTTGCCAGGCGCTACCACGATGCCGAGTTCCTGCTCAACGCCGACGCCGGCGGCGGCACCTTGAATGCACAAGGCAAGCCGGTGGTGTACGAAATCCAGGCGGCTGAAAAAACCTACGCCGATTTCAAGTTGACCGTCACCTCGGCCGGCGGCCATTCCAGCGAACCCAATCCGCCGAAGAACGCGATCTATCGATTGGCGAAGGCGCTCGATCGCGTGGCCGCGTATCAATTCCCGGTGCAGCACAGCGAAATCACGTTGGCCTCGTTGAAGGCGACAGGCGAGCACAACACCGGTCCGATCGCGGAGGCGATGCGCGCGTTCGCCGCGAATCCGAATGACGCAAAAGCGGCCGCAGTGCTCTCGGCCGACCCGGCCTACGTCGGCCAGATCCGCACCACCTGCGTCGCCACGATGCTTGACGGCGGCCACGCCTTGAACGCGCTGCCGCAGCGCGCCGACGCCAACATCAACTGCCGCATCTTCCCCGGCACGCACGTCGCCGCCGTGCAGGAAGCCCTCGCGAAGGCGATCGATGACCCGAGCGTCAAGCTCACCGTGCGCCCGCCGCCGCCGGTGGAAAGCCCGGCCTCGCCGCTGCGCAAGGACGTGGTCGATGCGGTCAGCGCGACGATCCATCAGCGCTATCCAGGCCTCGACATCGTGCCCGGCATGTCGGCCGGCGCTTCCGACAGCATGTATTTCCGCAATGCCGGGGTACCAAGCTACGGCGTCGATCCGACTTTTGCCAAGCCCAACGACACCTTTGCGCACGGCCTCAACGAAAAGCTACTGGCTTTCAACGTGCCGTGGGCGCTGGATTTCTGGCACGCGTTGCTCACGAAGCTCACGCAGTGACGCGCCTTGGGCGGCTTGGCGGGCGCCGCTAGAATGGTGGGTTTGCGTTGCACGCGAAGCCGCTTCCATGTCCGACCCTTCCACCGCCCACCACCTTCAAGAGACGCGGCACCGCCGCACGTTCGCGATCATTTCGCATCCGGACGCCGGCAAGACTACGCTGACCGAAAAGCTGCTGCTGTTCGGCGGCGCGATCCAGATGGCGGGCGCGGTGAAGTCGCGCAAGTCCGCGCGTCACGCGACGTCCGACTGGATGGCGATGGAAAAGGAGCGCGGCATTTCGGTCACCTCGTCGGTGATGCAGTTTCCGTACGAAGGCCGCATCGTCAACCTGCTGGACACGCCAGGCCACGCGGACTTTTCCGAGGACACCTACCGCGTGCTGACGGCGGTCGATTCCGCGCTGATGGTGATCGACTGCGCCAAGGGCGTCGAGGAACGCACGATCAAGTTGATGGACGTGTGCCGGCTGCGCACCACACCGATCATGACCTTCATCAACAAGCTCGACCGCGAGGGCCGCTCGCCGATCGAACTGCTGGATGAAGTCGAAAGCGTGTTGAAGATCCAGTGCGCGCCGGTGACCTGGCCGATCGGGATGGGCAAGCGCCTCAAGGGTGTGTATCACCTCATCGACGATGAAGTGCACCTGTACGAATCGGGCCGCAATTTCACGCGCCAGGATTCGACGATCCTGCAAGGCCTCGACGATCCCGAACTCGAGCGCCGCATCGGCGCCGGCGCGCTGGCCGAACTGCGCGAGGAACTGGAACTGGTCCAAGGCGCTTCGCATCCTTTCGACCTCAAGAAATATCTCGCGGGCGAGCAGACGCCGGTGTTCTTCGGCTCGGCCGTCAACAACTTCGGCGTGCAGCCGCTGCTGGATTTCTTCGTCGCGCACGCGCCCTCGCCGCAGCCGCGCGCTGCGGCGACGCGCGAGGTGTCGCCCGACGAGGAAAAGTTCTCGGGCTTCGTGTTCAAGATCCAGGCCAACATGGACCCCGCGCACCGCGACCGCGTGGCGTTCCTGCGCGTGTGCTCGGGCCGCTACGCATCGGGCATGAAGGCGCTGCAGGTGCGCACCGGCAAGGAAGTGAAACTCGCGAACGCGTTGACCTTCATGGCGTCCGAGCGCGAGATCGCGGAAGAAGCGTATCCCGGCGACGTGATCGGCCTGCACAACCACGGCACGATCTCGATCGGCGACAGTTTCAGCGAAGGCGAACGGCTGGTGTTCACCGGCATCCCCAACTTCGCGCCTGAACTGTTCCGCCGCGCGCACCTGCGCGATCCGCTGAAGATGAAGGCACTGCGCGCGGGCCTCGCGCAATTGTCCGAGGAAGGCGCAACGCAGTTCTTCCGCCCGCTGATGTCGAACGACTTGATCCTCGGCGCGGTCGGCGTGCTGCAGTTCGACGTCGCCGCGTACCGGTTGCAGGACGAATACAACGTCGATTGCGTGTTCGAAAACGTCGGCGTCGTCACTGCGCGCTGGGTGCATTGCGACGATGCGAAAAAGCTTGCCGAATTCCGCGAACGCAACGCCTCGCACCTCGCGCTGGATGCCGCCGAACAACTGGTGTACCTCGCGCCCACCCGCGTGAACCTGCAACTCGCGCAGGAACGTTGGCCGCAGGTCCGCTTCACCGACACGCGCGAACACGCCAGCGCGATGGCGATGTAGAGCCGCTTGCATCTGCACCCACGCAAGCAGACACTGCCTGTCCGAACCGGCCCGCTGCCGGCGAGTGCGAGAGAAAATCGTGGCAAACGCGCGCAGTTTCATCGGCGAACTGAAAAGGCGCAACGTGCTGCGCGCCTGCGCGTTCTACGCCGCCGCGGCATGGGCGCTGGCGCAAGGCGTTTCGCAACTGAGTCCCGCATTCGGTCTGCCCGACTGGACGACGCGCTGGTTCGTGATCGCGTGCATCATCGGCTTCCCGTTCTGGACCGCCTTCGCGTGGTTTTACGAATGGACACCGCACGGCCTGAAGCGCGAGAGCGAAGTCGAGCGCGACCAATCGATCACGCGCAGCACCGGCCGCAAGCTGAATTTCTGGATCATCGGCGCGCTCGCGGTCGCGGTGGTGTTGCTGCTGACCAACTCGTTGGTCTGGCACAAGGGCGCCGGATTCCAACCTGCCGACGCCGCTTTCAACCCGCCCGCGGACTCCATCGTGGTGCTGCCGTTCGCCAATCTCTCCGACGACCCCGGCCAGAAATATTTCAGCAACGGCATCACGGAAGAGCTGACCGGCGCGCTAGGCCAGAACACCGGGCTGGCAGTGATCGCCTGGGATACGGCATCCCGATTCGCCGACAGCAAGCAAACGCCGGCCGAAATCGGCAAGGCGCTGAACGTCGCGCACATCCTCGATGGCACCATCCAGCGCGAAGGCGACACGGTGCGGGTTTCGGTGGAACTGGTCGATTCCGTCACCGGCCGGGAGTTGTGGTCCGAGCACTACGACGATTCCTTCAAGAACATCTTCGCGGTGCAGGACAGGATTTCCGCCGCGATCGCGCAGGCGCTGAAGGTGAAGTTTGCCGGCATGCAGGCCGCGCCCACGCTGAATCCGCAGGCGCATGAACTCTATCTCAAGGGGCTCGCGTCCATGGCTCGCTTCACGGCAGCGGGTGCGCAGGCCGCGCAGGATTATTTCCAGCAGACGCTGAAGCTCGATTCCAATTACGCCGATGCCTGGGCCGGACTCGCGCACAGCTACCTGCAGTTGTCGGAGGTCTCGACGCTGCCGTTGAAGGAAGCCCTGCCCAGGACGCGCGCGGCGGCCGAAAAAGCGCTATCGCTGGATTCGCGCAACGTCAACGCGTTTGTGGCACTGGGTCTCGCTGATGCCAACGACAACCGCATCGCCGAGGCCAAGACGGAATTCGAGCGGGCGCTGGCCATCGACCCCAGCAATGCGGGGGCGCACATGAATTTCGGCCTTGTGTTGCCGCTCAAGCAAGCGCTGGTCCAGGAACAGGAAGCCGCGCGGCTGGATCCCGACGATACGCTCGCGCAGAACAATCTTGCCGTGCTGTATCAGGATCTGGGCGACTGGCCGCAGATGGTAGCGGCGCTGCAAGCGTTGAACAAGCTATCGCCGCATGAAATTGACGCTGCGTTCGGTTTCGCCCTCGCCTACACGCAGATGAAGCGTGGCGAGGATGCGGTGAAGGCCTTCGATCTGGTGCAGCCGGCAACGGCGCTGGACAAGCAACTGGTGGACGCCGGCCGGCTGACCTATCAGGCGCTGTTGCAACCATCATTGCGACCCGAGGCACTCGCCGCGCTGGACACGCTGCGCCATGTCGACCTCAGTCCCTTCGCGCAAAGCGATCTGTTGCAGCTCTATCTGGCACTCGGTGAGAAAGACACCGCCCTGCAAATGCTCACCGGCAACTGCACCGCCAATCCAATCGGCTGCAGCGACCTCAAAGTCAATCCGGTCTTCGCGCCACTGCGCGGCGATCTGCGCTTCGAGAGATTGTCGAAACAGTACGCCACCCTGACGTCGCAGTAGGGGTTCTCAGGCGATGTGCAGCGAGCGTTGCGTATCGGCGCCGCCGTGCACGACCTTCGCGCGCAGTTCCTCGGGATCGAAATCGTCCACGTTGATGAACTCTGCCGTCGCGCGGCGCAGGCGCTCCAGCAATGCGCGCTCGGTCTCGCTGATCGCGCCTTCCTTCTGCGCCTCGGCCAGTTGCTCGAAGTAGTCGTGCGACTGGATGGTGCCGGCCTTCACGGCTTTCAGGAACTTGCGCTCGATCGGCTCGGCCGCGACCACGTCGGGCAGCAGCGCGTGCATCCGGCCGACCGGGTTATTGGCGTTGGGCGTCAGGTACATGCCCGCGACCAGCGCATCGCGCGCCGCACTCGGCGCGGTGATCAGCGCCGCGACGCGGCGGCCCAGGCGATCGGACGGCGGCACTTCGCGCCGCCCGAACGGGAACACCAGCGTGTGCACCAGCCACGCGACCGGGCGCACCGGGAAGTTGCGGATCACGCCGTCCAGCGCCATCTGCATCCGCCACACCGAATCGTGGAACGCCCACGCCAGCAGCGGCCGCTCGATTTCCGGACGGCCCTCGTCCTCGTAGCGTTTCAGCATCGCCGAGCAGATGTAGAGGTACGACAACACGTCGCCGAGGCGCGCGGAAATCTTTTCCTTGAACTTCAACTTGCCGCCCAGCACGCCCATCGCGGTATCGGACAACAGCGCGAGGCACGCGGAGTAGCGGTTCAACTTGCGGTAGTAGCGGCGCGTGTAGGCGTCGCCCGGCGCGCGGCCGAACTTCGCGAACGTCACGCCCAGCACGAAGGCGCGCGCGGCGTTGGAGATGCCGAAACCCAGGTGCCCGAACAACGCCTCGTCGAATCCGCGCAGCGCCTTCGCGCGGTCGCGTTCGTGCACCGCCTGCATTTCCTTGAGGATCCACGGATGGCAGCGGATCGCACCCTGGCCGAAGATCATCAGGCTGCGGGTCATGATGTTGGCGCCTTCGACCGTGATCGGAATCGGCGCGCCCTGCCACATCCGGCCGAGGTAATTCGACGGCCCCAACTGGATGCCCTTGCCGCCATGCACGTCCATCGCGTCCTGCACCACGATGCGGCCGAGGTCGGTGGCGTGGCACTTGGCGATGGCCGAGGCGACGGCCGGTTTCTCGCCGCGATCTACTGCCGCCGCGGATGCGCGCGACAGCGCCGTGACCGCATAGGCGTAGCCGCCGATCCGCGCCAGCGCTTCCTCGACACCCTCGAAACGCGCGACCGCGAGGCCGAACTGCTTGCGGATGCGCGCGTAGGCGCCGGTCGCCGCCACCGCGAGCCGCACGAAACCGGTCGCGTTGGACGGCAACGAAATGCCGCGCCCCACCGACAGGCACTCGACCAGCATCCGCCAGCCGTGTCCGGCCATGTGCGGGCCGCCGATCAGCGTGTCGATCGGCACGAACACGTCCTTGCCGCGCAGCGGGCCGTTCTGGAACGGAATGTTGAGCGGAAAATGCCGGCGGCCGATTTCGAGACCTTTGGTTTCGCGCGGAATCAACGCCAGCGTGATGCCGAGGTCATCCTTGTCGCCCAGCAGGTGCTCGGGGTCGTACATCCGGAACGCCAAGCCCACCAAGGTCGCGACCGGCGCCAGCGTGATGTAGCGCTTGTCGAAGGTGAGCTTGATGCCCAGCGTTTCCTTGCCATCGACCATTTGTTTGCAGACGATGCCGTAATCGGGAATCGAG encodes the following:
- a CDS encoding Homoserine O-acetyltransferase, encoding MTLAVVPELVESQVVDAAFARPLAAPFTCQRATRRVRIAPRFGKGPVDVDVRYLWIGAPGAPTLIVQGGISADRDVCANQEHAAPGWWESQVGAGRAIDLERVRVLAIDWLDAGDLGTASVSSEDQADALAALADALGIVRIEAFVGASYGAMVGLAFAARHGARLGKLVALAGAHRPHPLATAQRSVQRGIVQLGIDNGCVDDALSLARQLALTTYRSGEELARRFGGGAECREGRFRLPVEDWLEHQGRKFVARFDARRYLALSESIDLHQVDPRAVRVPASLIGFASDRLVPLADLCELQQRLAAPASLDVVETQYGHDGFLKEHERVAPLLREALNTCGA
- a CDS encoding VOC family protein, which encodes MPFVVKTNIRKIEEPAMQLVTYLHFRNQAAEAFDFYARCLGGKVVMKVTMGEMPGTGNLPAETRGLMAHVRLQAGDAVLMGSDWCNPAAGPYPGIHGNAVSLSVDTPAEAERVFKALSEGGTITMPIAETSWALRFGMFTDRFGANWMVNCNRPA
- a CDS encoding Protein yceI precursor; protein product: MTTEKNTMHLVTLALLLAAGTAAAAPARFTIDPDHTYPSFAADHMGLSTWRGRFDHSAGSITLDRTKQTGSVHIVTQVASIDFGNPSLTQMVLRDAIPADLCKTQCAFFDAAKYPTAVYDGRLADFVDDAPTRVIGKLTLHGVTRPLDLKIEHFKCIPDPMLHPRERCGAEASATFNRADFGIDAGKSFGFDMKVSMQIQVEAVQDKP
- a CDS encoding N-acetylornithine deacetylase; amino-acid sequence: MSMHRTLLAGCLAMALGCSSLATAETTQQAMPETMDMLRHAIAAQTVQGKDQVPAFAQYLAGKLESAGLAKSDIEIIPVEHTAALVVHYRGSDKNLKPILLSAHMDVVAANPADWQRDPFKLIEENGYLYGRGVADMKTNVIALIETMMRFKREHYVPKRSMILVFSGDEETEMASTRELARRYHDAEFLLNADAGGGTLNAQGKPVVYEIQAAEKTYADFKLTVTSAGGHSSEPNPPKNAIYRLAKALDRVAAYQFPVQHSEITLASLKATGEHNTGPIAEAMRAFAANPNDAKAAAVLSADPAYVGQIRTTCVATMLDGGHALNALPQRADANINCRIFPGTHVAAVQEALAKAIDDPSVKLTVRPPPPVESPASPLRKDVVDAVSATIHQRYPGLDIVPGMSAGASDSMYFRNAGVPSYGVDPTFAKPNDTFAHGLNEKLLAFNVPWALDFWHALLTKLTQ
- a CDS encoding Peptide chain release factor 3, with amino-acid sequence MSDPSTAHHLQETRHRRTFAIISHPDAGKTTLTEKLLLFGGAIQMAGAVKSRKSARHATSDWMAMEKERGISVTSSVMQFPYEGRIVNLLDTPGHADFSEDTYRVLTAVDSALMVIDCAKGVEERTIKLMDVCRLRTTPIMTFINKLDREGRSPIELLDEVESVLKIQCAPVTWPIGMGKRLKGVYHLIDDEVHLYESGRNFTRQDSTILQGLDDPELERRIGAGALAELREELELVQGASHPFDLKKYLAGEQTPVFFGSAVNNFGVQPLLDFFVAHAPSPQPRAAATREVSPDEEKFSGFVFKIQANMDPAHRDRVAFLRVCSGRYASGMKALQVRTGKEVKLANALTFMASEREIAEEAYPGDVIGLHNHGTISIGDSFSEGERLVFTGIPNFAPELFRRAHLRDPLKMKALRAGLAQLSEEGATQFFRPLMSNDLILGAVGVLQFDVAAYRLQDEYNVDCVFENVGVVTARWVHCDDAKKLAEFRERNASHLALDAAEQLVYLAPTRVNLQLAQERWPQVRFTDTREHASAMAM
- a CDS encoding Adenylate cyclase, producing the protein MANARSFIGELKRRNVLRACAFYAAAAWALAQGVSQLSPAFGLPDWTTRWFVIACIIGFPFWTAFAWFYEWTPHGLKRESEVERDQSITRSTGRKLNFWIIGALAVAVVLLLTNSLVWHKGAGFQPADAAFNPPADSIVVLPFANLSDDPGQKYFSNGITEELTGALGQNTGLAVIAWDTASRFADSKQTPAEIGKALNVAHILDGTIQREGDTVRVSVELVDSVTGRELWSEHYDDSFKNIFAVQDRISAAIAQALKVKFAGMQAAPTLNPQAHELYLKGLASMARFTAAGAQAAQDYFQQTLKLDSNYADAWAGLAHSYLQLSEVSTLPLKEALPRTRAAAEKALSLDSRNVNAFVALGLADANDNRIAEAKTEFERALAIDPSNAGAHMNFGLVLPLKQALVQEQEAARLDPDDTLAQNNLAVLYQDLGDWPQMVAALQALNKLSPHEIDAAFGFALAYTQMKRGEDAVKAFDLVQPATALDKQLVDAGRLTYQALLQPSLRPEALAALDTLRHVDLSPFAQSDLLQLYLALGEKDTALQMLTGNCTANPIGCSDLKVNPVFAPLRGDLRFERLSKQYATLTSQ
- a CDS encoding Acyl-CoA dehydrogenase, producing MSIIVILICVAIAGLVCAYFRARLWQWTLATIVTILVVGIGLHALTPMWALLGIFVVLVALPLNATPLRRALFAAPLLKLFKRVLPTISETEQVALDAGTVGFEGELFSGKPDWSKLLSEPKPQLSAEEQAFLDGPCEELCRMVDDWHITHEIADLPPEIWDFIKRKGFFAMIIPKRYGGLEFSALAHSAVLQKLSSISATLSSLVAVPNSLGPAELLLHYGSDAQKNHYLPRLADGREIPCFALTGPYAGSDATSIPDYGIVCKQMVDGKETLGIKLTFDKRYITLAPVATLVGLAFRMYDPEHLLGDKDDLGITLALIPRETKGLEIGRRHFPLNIPFQNGPLRGKDVFVPIDTLIGGPHMAGHGWRMLVECLSVGRGISLPSNATGFVRLAVAATGAYARIRKQFGLAVARFEGVEEALARIGGYAYAVTALSRASAAAVDRGEKPAVASAIAKCHATDLGRIVVQDAMDVHGGKGIQLGPSNYLGRMWQGAPIPITVEGANIMTRSLMIFGQGAIRCHPWILKEMQAVHERDRAKALRGFDEALFGHLGFGISNAARAFVLGVTFAKFGRAPGDAYTRRYYRKLNRYSACLALLSDTAMGVLGGKLKFKEKISARLGDVLSYLYICSAMLKRYEDEGRPEIERPLLAWAFHDSVWRMQMALDGVIRNFPVRPVAWLVHTLVFPFGRREVPPSDRLGRRVAALITAPSAARDALVAGMYLTPNANNPVGRMHALLPDVVAAEPIERKFLKAVKAGTIQSHDYFEQLAEAQKEGAISETERALLERLRRATAEFINVDDFDPEELRAKVVHGGADTQRSLHIA